The following are from one region of the Amycolatopsis sp. QT-25 genome:
- a CDS encoding 8-oxoguanine deaminase, which yields MKTVIENAAIATVDGAGTEHASGHVVLENDRIAAVGAGKAPDGDYDERVDGSGCLVTPGLINTHHHLYQWATRGLAADQPLFEWLVALYPIWGRLDAEITHAAATAGLTRLATTGCTTVADHHYVFPRDGGDQVEALAAARIRVGVRLHVVRGSMDRGESQGGLPPDNLVEETEAALLGTEAAIDRFHDGSPGAHLQIAAGPCSPFSVSERLMTGAAELARRKGVRLHTHLAETVDEEKQCLAEAGCTPAEYADELGWLADDVWLAHSIHLAPEAIRRLGATGTGAAHCPTSNGRLGAGIAPVRQLLDAGVPVGLGVDGAASNESGGLGEELHQALLQARQRGGPRALTTREALWMGTMGGARCLGRQKDLGSIEVGKLADLAVWDLNGLNHAGITDPVAALVLGATPPVERLYVGGATVVTGGSPREESEDEIARELAVASARLRETL from the coding sequence GTGAAGACCGTCATCGAGAACGCCGCGATCGCCACGGTCGACGGAGCGGGTACCGAGCACGCTTCGGGCCACGTCGTCCTCGAGAACGACCGCATCGCGGCGGTCGGCGCGGGGAAGGCACCCGACGGCGACTACGACGAACGCGTCGACGGCTCCGGCTGCCTGGTCACGCCCGGTCTGATCAACACCCATCACCACCTCTACCAATGGGCCACGCGCGGCCTCGCCGCCGATCAACCCCTCTTCGAGTGGCTGGTCGCGCTGTACCCGATCTGGGGCAGGCTCGACGCCGAGATCACGCACGCCGCCGCCACGGCGGGTCTCACGCGGCTCGCGACCACCGGCTGCACCACCGTCGCCGACCACCACTACGTCTTCCCGCGTGACGGCGGGGACCAGGTCGAAGCCCTTGCGGCCGCCCGCATCCGCGTCGGGGTGCGGCTGCACGTCGTGCGCGGTTCGATGGACCGGGGCGAGTCCCAGGGCGGGCTCCCGCCGGACAACCTCGTCGAGGAGACGGAGGCCGCGCTGCTCGGCACCGAAGCCGCGATCGACCGGTTCCACGACGGCTCCCCCGGCGCGCATCTGCAGATCGCGGCCGGTCCGTGCTCACCGTTCTCGGTGAGCGAGCGGCTGATGACCGGTGCGGCGGAACTGGCGCGCCGCAAGGGGGTCCGGCTGCACACGCACCTCGCCGAGACGGTCGACGAGGAAAAGCAATGCCTCGCCGAAGCCGGCTGCACGCCCGCGGAGTACGCCGACGAACTCGGCTGGCTCGCCGACGACGTCTGGCTCGCGCACTCGATTCACCTCGCCCCGGAGGCGATCCGGCGCCTGGGCGCCACCGGCACCGGCGCGGCGCACTGCCCGACGTCGAACGGGCGGCTCGGGGCCGGGATCGCCCCGGTCCGGCAGCTGCTGGACGCCGGTGTCCCGGTCGGGCTGGGCGTCGACGGTGCCGCGTCCAACGAATCCGGTGGCCTCGGCGAGGAACTGCACCAGGCGCTGTTGCAGGCACGCCAGCGCGGGGGACCACGCGCGCTGACCACGCGCGAGGCGCTGTGGATGGGCACGATGGGCGGCGCGCGCTGCCTGGGCCGCCAGAAGGACCTGGGCTCGATCGAGGTCGGCAAGCTCGCCGACCTCGCGGTCTGGGATCTGAACGGCTTGAACCACGCCGGGATCACCGATCCGGTGGCGGCTCTGGTGCTCGGCGCCACCCCGCCGGTCGAGCGGCTGTACGTCGGCGGCGCGACCGTGGTGACCGGTGGGTCGCCGCGCGAAGAATCCGAAGACGAGATCGCCCGCGAGCTGGCCGTGGCCAGTGCCCGGCTGAGGGAGACGCTTTGA
- a CDS encoding (2Fe-2S)-binding protein, with protein sequence MRVNVTINGESRQADDVWEGESLLYVLRERLGLPGSKNACEQGECGSCTVYLDDVPVCSCLVAAGQVEGREVRTVEGLADGDRLDRVQQSFVDAGAVQCGFCTPGLVVAAHDLLDRVENPADEEIREALAGNLCRCTGYEKILDAVRLAATRGETT encoded by the coding sequence GTGCGCGTGAACGTGACGATCAACGGTGAGTCCCGCCAGGCCGACGACGTCTGGGAGGGCGAGAGCCTGCTTTACGTGCTCCGCGAACGGCTGGGGCTCCCGGGCTCCAAGAACGCCTGTGAACAGGGCGAATGCGGTTCCTGCACGGTGTACCTCGACGACGTCCCGGTGTGTTCGTGCCTGGTCGCGGCCGGTCAGGTCGAGGGCCGCGAGGTCCGCACGGTCGAAGGGCTAGCCGACGGCGATCGGCTGGACCGCGTCCAGCAGTCCTTCGTGGACGCGGGGGCCGTCCAATGCGGTTTCTGCACTCCCGGCCTCGTGGTGGCCGCGCACGATCTGCTCGACCGCGTCGAAAACCCCGCCGACGAGGAGATTCGTGAGGCGCTGGCGGGGAACCTCTGCCGGTGCACCGGCTACGAGAAGATCCTCGACGCCGTCCGGTTGGCCGCCACCAGGGGAGAGACCACGTGA
- a CDS encoding xanthine dehydrogenase family protein subunit M, producing MDFLRPSSLTEALAVKAERPDAVPIAGGTDVMVELNFDRRRPGALLDLNRVTELAEWTETDGRIRLGASVPYARVIAELGEVVPALAMASRTVGSPQIRNRGTVGGNLGAASPAGDTHPVLLALGAEVEAASVRGTRRIPVEEFYLGVKRNALEPDELITAVHLPAEAGPQQFAKVGTRNAMVIAVCSFALALHLDSRGIRAAVGSAAPTPRRATAAEEFLGDELPWSTKASIADSVKRRFGELVSEAASPIDDVRGSADYRRHALSVLARRTLTWAWNDFRKGERECA from the coding sequence GTGGATTTCCTGCGCCCCAGCTCGCTGACCGAGGCGCTCGCCGTCAAGGCCGAGCGGCCCGACGCGGTGCCCATCGCGGGCGGTACGGACGTCATGGTGGAGCTCAACTTCGACCGTCGCCGCCCGGGGGCGCTGCTCGATCTCAACCGCGTCACCGAACTCGCCGAGTGGACCGAAACCGACGGCAGGATCCGCCTCGGCGCCTCGGTGCCCTACGCCCGGGTGATCGCTGAGCTGGGTGAAGTTGTGCCCGCGTTGGCCATGGCCTCGCGCACCGTCGGCTCACCGCAGATCCGCAACCGCGGCACCGTCGGCGGCAACCTGGGCGCCGCCTCGCCCGCCGGCGACACCCATCCCGTGCTGCTCGCGCTCGGTGCCGAGGTCGAGGCCGCGTCGGTGCGCGGCACGCGCAGGATCCCGGTCGAGGAGTTCTACCTCGGTGTCAAACGCAACGCCCTCGAACCCGACGAGCTGATCACCGCGGTCCATCTGCCCGCCGAAGCCGGCCCACAGCAGTTCGCGAAGGTCGGGACGCGCAACGCGATGGTGATCGCGGTCTGCTCGTTCGCGCTGGCCCTGCACCTCGACTCCCGGGGGATCCGCGCCGCCGTCGGTTCGGCGGCGCCGACCCCGCGCCGCGCGACCGCCGCCGAAGAGTTCCTCGGCGACGAACTTCCCTGGTCCACCAAGGCTTCGATCGCGGATTCCGTCAAACGCCGGTTCGGTGAGCTGGTCTCCGAGGCGGCGTCACCGATCGACGACGTCCGCGGCAGCGCCGACTACCGCAGGCACGCGCTGTCCGTCCTGGCGCGGCGGACGCTGACCTGGGCGTGGAACGACTTCCGGAAGGGTGAACGCGAGTGCGCGTGA
- a CDS encoding PucR family transcriptional regulator: MTTVKTLLALPGLRLRVRAGAALLDRPVSRIYVTELPDPGRYVSAGEFVLSGLLWWRGPGDSEAFVAALAKAGAAALAASGADSDGIPEDLVQACTRHGIPLLEVPADLSFSVVTERVVLALAAAAEGARKRLLSAATEDASVETLLERARAEIGLPCWVVPAGTPSELARRFVAAGGRSLEADDVTVRPIGGRHAVPWLLAIGGAPTAAQAEIAEELAGLIGLARTRADEVRAVTDRVLEPLLAALDEGSDPHAALTATGLRGDLRVVVARTEGSEAARGILTELLPAGALVGAAGETTWAVVEDDGEWPEDWPATVTATLEEVASLLPCRRVLIGISDRSPVSVLRGAKEVARHALAVAANRPGTIEVVPGGEIGMHRLLLAGAPDDFRAALRRRVLGPLLSYDAEQGTDLVHTLRVFLECSGSPTRAARALHVHVNTLRYRIGRASELLGTDLTEFTEQLDVYLALSAGS; the protein is encoded by the coding sequence ATGACGACCGTGAAGACTCTGCTCGCGCTCCCCGGCCTGCGCTTGCGCGTCCGTGCCGGGGCGGCTCTGCTCGACCGCCCGGTGTCCCGGATCTACGTCACGGAACTGCCCGATCCCGGGCGGTACGTGTCGGCGGGTGAGTTCGTCCTGAGCGGATTGCTGTGGTGGCGCGGGCCCGGTGATTCCGAGGCTTTCGTCGCCGCGCTGGCGAAGGCCGGGGCGGCGGCGCTCGCGGCGTCCGGAGCGGATTCCGACGGGATTCCCGAAGACCTCGTCCAAGCCTGTACACGGCACGGGATTCCGTTGCTGGAGGTGCCGGCGGACCTGTCCTTCTCCGTCGTCACCGAACGGGTGGTGCTGGCGTTGGCCGCGGCCGCGGAAGGTGCGCGCAAGCGTTTGCTTTCAGCCGCGACGGAAGACGCGTCGGTGGAAACCCTGCTGGAACGGGCACGCGCGGAGATCGGCCTCCCCTGCTGGGTGGTGCCCGCCGGGACGCCGTCGGAGCTGGCGCGACGGTTCGTCGCCGCGGGCGGACGCTCCCTGGAGGCGGACGACGTCACCGTGCGGCCGATCGGCGGCAGGCACGCGGTGCCGTGGCTGCTCGCGATCGGCGGCGCGCCGACCGCCGCCCAGGCGGAGATCGCCGAAGAACTCGCCGGGCTGATCGGGCTCGCGCGCACGCGGGCGGACGAGGTCCGCGCGGTCACCGACCGGGTACTCGAACCGTTGCTCGCCGCACTGGACGAGGGAAGCGATCCGCACGCGGCGCTGACGGCGACCGGTCTGCGCGGCGATCTGCGCGTCGTCGTCGCACGTACCGAGGGATCCGAAGCCGCACGCGGGATCCTGACCGAACTACTGCCGGCGGGTGCCCTCGTCGGGGCCGCGGGGGAAACGACCTGGGCCGTGGTCGAGGACGACGGCGAATGGCCGGAGGACTGGCCCGCGACGGTGACCGCCACCCTCGAAGAGGTGGCATCACTGCTGCCGTGCCGCCGGGTGCTGATCGGCATCAGCGACCGTTCCCCGGTCTCCGTCCTGCGGGGCGCGAAGGAAGTGGCACGCCACGCGCTGGCCGTCGCGGCGAACCGCCCCGGCACGATCGAAGTCGTCCCCGGTGGCGAGATCGGCATGCACCGGCTGCTGCTGGCGGGCGCTCCCGACGACTTCCGGGCGGCGTTGCGGCGACGGGTGCTGGGCCCCCTGCTGAGTTACGACGCCGAACAGGGCACCGATCTGGTGCACACCCTGCGCGTCTTCCTCGAATGCTCCGGTTCCCCGACACGGGCCGCGCGGGCGCTGCACGTCCACGTCAACACCTTGCGGTACCGGATCGGCCGGGCGAGCGAACTGCTCGGCACCGACCTGACCGAGTTCACCGAACAGCTCGACGTCTATTTGGCCTTGTCGGCAGGGAGCTGA
- a CDS encoding MarR family winged helix-turn-helix transcriptional regulator — protein sequence MGITTAKEAAYDPRVVAFGRMMGAANRLEYLLGRALEAECGISHLMFEVLLIVGRSGEAGMSMRAIAQEQVLTTGGATRLVDRMTALGLVVRANDPEDRRVQLVRLTGKGEETTVRAARVHVENIQRQFLDPLPADHRDQFTQDLRTLSHSARDALPKLR from the coding sequence ATGGGCATCACCACGGCGAAGGAAGCCGCCTACGACCCCCGCGTCGTCGCCTTCGGGCGGATGATGGGCGCGGCGAACCGGCTCGAATACCTGCTCGGCCGGGCACTGGAGGCCGAATGCGGGATCTCGCACCTGATGTTCGAAGTCCTGCTGATCGTCGGCAGGTCGGGTGAGGCCGGGATGAGCATGCGCGCGATCGCGCAGGAGCAGGTGCTGACCACCGGCGGCGCGACCCGGCTGGTCGACCGGATGACGGCACTCGGCCTGGTCGTGCGCGCCAACGATCCCGAAGACCGCCGCGTGCAACTCGTCCGGCTGACGGGCAAGGGCGAGGAGACCACCGTGCGGGCCGCACGGGTGCACGTGGAGAACATCCAGCGGCAGTTTCTCGACCCGCTGCCCGCCGATCATCGCGACCAGTTCACCCAAGACCTGCGGACGCTGAGCCATTCGGCACGGGACGCACTCCCCAAACTCCGCTAG
- a CDS encoding DsbA family protein: MRLIHVFDAYCGWCYGFARTLADVAHRHPDLPVEVVSGGLFLGERRVPIRQFGHVREANAEITRRTGAPFGESYERLIANGDFVMDSEAAARGMAALREVAPARAVRLAALLQEAFYLDGLSLSEVSTYRVVARRAGLDGDAVEAALDRVSPTADFRRARELGVTGYPTLLAALPTGEGERIVTLVAGNASADEVERRIGALVS, encoded by the coding sequence ATGAGGCTCATCCATGTCTTCGACGCGTACTGCGGCTGGTGCTACGGCTTCGCCAGGACCCTGGCCGACGTCGCGCACCGGCATCCGGACCTGCCGGTCGAGGTGGTGTCCGGTGGCCTGTTCCTCGGCGAGCGCCGCGTCCCGATCCGGCAGTTCGGCCACGTCCGAGAAGCCAACGCCGAGATCACCCGCCGGACCGGCGCGCCGTTCGGGGAAAGCTACGAACGGCTCATCGCGAACGGCGACTTCGTCATGGACTCCGAGGCTGCCGCCCGCGGGATGGCGGCACTGCGGGAGGTCGCGCCGGCCCGCGCGGTGCGGCTCGCGGCCTTGCTGCAGGAGGCCTTCTACCTCGACGGCCTGAGCCTGTCCGAGGTCTCGACCTACCGCGTGGTCGCGCGGCGGGCGGGCCTGGACGGGGACGCCGTCGAGGCCGCGCTGGACCGGGTCTCCCCGACGGCCGACTTCCGGCGGGCGCGAGAACTGGGCGTCACCGGATACCCGACTCTGCTCGCCGCCTTGCCCACCGGGGAAGGGGAACGGATCGTGACGCTGGTCGCCGGAAACGCGAGCGCGGACGAGGTGGAGCGGCGGATCGGCGCGCTGGTTTCCTAG
- a CDS encoding GNAT family N-acetyltransferase, which produces MPTSVALRGATPADADTVAKIWHRGWQDGHLGNVPDELVRIRTRESFWERAAQRVGDTTVALVDGEVAGFVMVVGDEVEQVYVSSDHRGSGVAGTLLAEAERLVSANGQAHAWLAVAPGNARARRFYERCGWVDEGAFENRVPGPDGPISVPCRRYVKPVARPLPQLGD; this is translated from the coding sequence ATGCCCACCTCTGTCGCGCTCCGAGGGGCGACACCCGCTGACGCCGACACCGTCGCGAAAATCTGGCACCGCGGCTGGCAGGACGGCCACCTCGGCAACGTGCCCGACGAACTCGTCCGCATCCGCACCCGTGAGTCGTTCTGGGAACGGGCCGCTCAACGCGTCGGTGACACGACCGTCGCTTTGGTGGACGGCGAGGTGGCGGGTTTCGTGATGGTCGTCGGCGACGAGGTCGAACAGGTCTACGTTTCCTCGGACCATCGCGGGAGCGGAGTGGCCGGCACACTGCTCGCGGAAGCCGAACGGCTGGTGAGCGCGAACGGGCAGGCACACGCCTGGCTCGCGGTGGCGCCGGGGAACGCACGGGCGCGGCGGTTTTACGAGCGATGCGGATGGGTCGATGAAGGCGCGTTCGAAAACCGGGTACCCGGCCCGGACGGGCCTATTTCGGTACCCTGCCGGCGTTACGTGAAACCGGTCGCTCGACCTCTTCCGCAATTAGGTGACTAA